The following coding sequences are from one Microbacterium sp. SORGH_AS_0969 window:
- a CDS encoding diguanylate cyclase domain-containing protein, producing MILDSVTLQVAAFLVILISAVMYVLDTLMLKDGSPGRYWSAAYLSGCLSALCYLIGLVLPGAYIAVAIGNGVFVGATGFIWLGCLSFNGRPMLVPVIVWAAAVVAVAVAALAAGPDGGTWAGSVPFFLGNALFGALGAIETRRGAVRGRWSAGGLTVIMAIESVWFAARAVVFIALGPDSALFRAVFDTRVASLLTIVLVVAAVIVTSTLRSSESAFRGHVAARNLTVDGDGILFRDSFRGALGILLTRARAAEEDPCVVCLRIDDLRRVAMAFGPEEADAILRAFRAAARRHAPTMALVGETDTTGITVAFITTSVTDVSRVARSLRDRVVADVAALQTSVAPVVGAGVALAGQVGFDAERLIEAADAAAAEAVLTGRQPFGLA from the coding sequence ATGATCCTCGATTCGGTGACTCTCCAAGTCGCTGCATTCCTCGTCATCCTCATCTCGGCGGTGATGTACGTCCTGGACACGCTCATGCTGAAAGACGGCAGCCCGGGCAGGTACTGGTCGGCCGCCTACCTGAGCGGCTGTCTCTCGGCCCTGTGCTACCTCATCGGGCTCGTCCTGCCCGGCGCATACATCGCCGTCGCGATCGGCAACGGGGTGTTCGTCGGGGCCACGGGGTTCATCTGGCTGGGTTGTCTTTCGTTCAACGGGCGGCCGATGCTCGTGCCCGTGATCGTCTGGGCCGCGGCGGTCGTGGCGGTGGCGGTCGCCGCCCTCGCGGCGGGTCCGGATGGGGGAACCTGGGCCGGCTCGGTGCCGTTCTTCCTGGGGAATGCGCTGTTCGGTGCGCTCGGTGCCATCGAGACCCGGCGCGGGGCCGTCCGTGGACGGTGGAGCGCCGGGGGACTGACCGTGATCATGGCGATCGAGTCGGTCTGGTTCGCGGCGCGGGCCGTGGTCTTCATCGCTCTCGGACCGGACAGTGCCCTTTTCCGTGCCGTCTTCGACACGCGCGTGGCGTCGCTCCTGACCATCGTCCTCGTCGTCGCGGCCGTCATCGTGACGTCGACCCTGCGGTCGAGCGAATCGGCCTTCCGCGGTCATGTCGCCGCTCGAAACCTGACGGTCGACGGTGACGGCATCCTGTTCCGCGATTCGTTCCGCGGGGCCTTGGGCATCCTGCTGACGCGGGCGCGTGCGGCGGAGGAGGATCCGTGCGTCGTCTGCCTGCGAATCGACGACCTCCGGCGCGTGGCCATGGCGTTCGGCCCCGAAGAAGCGGACGCCATTCTCCGCGCGTTTCGCGCGGCCGCCCGACGGCATGCTCCGACGATGGCCCTGGTTGGGGAGACGGACACGACCGGGATCACGGTGGCTTTCATCACGACGAGCGTCACCGACGTGAGCCGCGTTGCACGGTCGCTTCGCGATCGCGTCGTGGCCGATGTCGCGGCTCTCCAGACATCCGTCGCTCCCGTCGTGGGTGCGGGCGTCGCCCTCGCCGGCCAGGTCGGATTCGACGCCGAGCGGCTCATCGAAGCGGCGGATGCGGCGGCAGCGGAGGCGGTCCTGACGGGGCGGCAGCCGTTCGGGCTCGCCTGA
- a CDS encoding VOC family protein, whose protein sequence is MTLVTLGVGDLGRAIAFSSSLGWTPHPTSVEGEVAFFDLGGMVLALWDRHKLAADSGVSDSGGWGGVTLAHNVRDSEEVEAILDSAVARGATLARAGAATPWGGYSGVFVDPDGHPWEIAVNPGWPLDEDGRPQL, encoded by the coding sequence ATGACGCTCGTGACGCTCGGTGTCGGAGACCTCGGCAGGGCGATCGCCTTCTCCTCGAGTCTCGGGTGGACGCCACATCCGACGTCCGTCGAGGGCGAGGTGGCGTTCTTTGATCTCGGCGGAATGGTGCTTGCGCTGTGGGACCGACACAAGCTCGCCGCGGACTCCGGCGTTTCAGACAGCGGCGGGTGGGGAGGCGTGACGCTCGCGCACAACGTCCGTGACAGCGAAGAGGTCGAAGCGATCCTCGACTCCGCGGTCGCCCGCGGTGCCACGCTCGCTCGGGCGGGAGCGGCGACTCCCTGGGGCGGGTATTCCGGAGTCTTCGTCGACCCGGACGGTCACCCGTGGGAGATCGCGGTCAACCCCGGTTGGCCGCTCGATGAGGACGGTCGACCGCAGCTCTGA
- a CDS encoding cell wall metabolism sensor histidine kinase WalK has product MPGTSLTERLGIHRSILSNQALLLAATLLLVVSSSVLGQVRDVGLFTVCVTVIFGGAILAILAPWRSLPSWALGLVPVIDMIAIAALRESAPLAGVGLLWAFPAIWIGSTFGVGGVVAVLIGVSAIVLFQLVNDDEQRLTAATFVLPFSVVALSALAHSTARRARAQRALLEKQSAELRRSVERARRQEDLVTEVLDAVDFGVIRVTREGDLAVTNEAHARLQATVDVLGEPIAAYAADGTTPVPPNETPLARARAGELFEGELVWFGAPGQDRRALSVTARRLSSGTDADESTIVVSRDVTAEEQALRARDDLVASVSHELRTPLTSIIGYLDLALDDPGIDAETRDRLEVAERNATRLRELVADILAMSASSRQGAEFDLIPVDTDIATIVRAAVESQQPRAADHGIRIDSSGVRPGIAHVDPRRLRQIVDNLLSNAIKYNVRGGTVTVAVEIGATSVQIAVADDGPGISRSEQGRVFDRFFRGDAVRNSSTHGSGLGLAISRDIVRAHGGEITVSSALGSGSTFIVRLPRKQGSAT; this is encoded by the coding sequence ATGCCGGGCACGTCACTCACCGAGCGACTCGGGATCCACCGAAGCATCCTCTCCAATCAGGCGCTTCTTCTTGCGGCGACCCTTCTCCTGGTGGTCTCGTCCTCGGTGCTCGGCCAGGTGCGCGACGTCGGGCTCTTCACCGTCTGCGTAACGGTGATCTTCGGGGGAGCCATCCTCGCGATCCTCGCCCCGTGGCGATCGCTGCCCTCGTGGGCTCTCGGGCTCGTGCCGGTCATCGACATGATCGCGATCGCCGCCCTGCGTGAGAGTGCTCCCCTCGCCGGTGTCGGTCTGCTCTGGGCCTTCCCCGCCATCTGGATCGGATCGACCTTCGGGGTCGGGGGAGTCGTCGCCGTTCTCATCGGCGTCTCCGCGATCGTTCTGTTCCAGCTCGTCAACGACGACGAACAACGCCTTACAGCGGCGACGTTCGTCTTGCCCTTCTCCGTCGTGGCGCTGTCGGCCCTGGCACACTCGACGGCGCGTCGGGCACGAGCGCAACGCGCCCTGCTCGAGAAGCAGTCGGCCGAGCTTCGTCGCTCCGTCGAGCGGGCGCGGCGGCAGGAAGACCTCGTCACCGAGGTGCTCGACGCCGTGGACTTCGGTGTCATCCGCGTCACCCGCGAGGGCGACCTCGCCGTGACGAACGAAGCTCACGCTCGGCTGCAAGCCACCGTGGACGTTCTGGGCGAGCCGATCGCGGCCTACGCTGCGGACGGCACCACCCCTGTCCCGCCGAACGAGACCCCCCTGGCCCGAGCGCGCGCCGGAGAACTGTTCGAGGGCGAGCTCGTCTGGTTCGGTGCGCCGGGACAGGACCGGCGTGCGTTGAGCGTCACGGCGCGACGACTGTCCTCGGGGACGGACGCGGATGAGAGCACGATCGTGGTCTCACGGGACGTGACGGCCGAGGAGCAGGCGCTGCGAGCGCGCGACGATCTCGTCGCCAGCGTCTCGCACGAACTCCGTACCCCGCTCACCTCGATCATCGGCTACCTCGATCTCGCTCTCGACGACCCCGGTATCGACGCGGAAACGCGCGATCGTCTGGAGGTCGCTGAGCGCAACGCCACGCGTTTGAGGGAGCTGGTCGCCGACATCCTGGCGATGTCCGCCTCCTCTCGCCAAGGTGCGGAGTTCGATCTCATTCCCGTGGACACCGACATCGCGACGATCGTTCGTGCGGCGGTGGAGTCCCAGCAGCCACGCGCGGCGGATCATGGCATCCGGATCGATTCGTCCGGGGTGAGACCCGGGATCGCGCACGTCGATCCGCGACGCTTGCGTCAGATCGTCGACAACCTCTTGTCGAACGCCATCAAGTACAACGTCCGCGGAGGGACGGTCACGGTCGCCGTGGAAATCGGCGCCACGTCCGTGCAGATCGCGGTCGCCGATGACGGGCCGGGAATCTCGCGGTCCGAGCAGGGGAGAGTCTTCGATCGCTTCTTCCGCGGCGATGCAGTGCGGAACTCGTCCACTCACGGCAGCGGGCTGGGGCTGGCGATCAGCCGCGACATCGTCCGCGCGCATGGAGGCGAGATCACGGTGAGCTCGGCCCTCGGCAGCGGCTCGACCTTCATCGTGCGCCTGCCGCGCAAGCAGGGGAGCGCGACATGA
- a CDS encoding response regulator transcription factor produces the protein MPNPMLAVVIEDDADIRSLVVAVLEQAGYVVHAASSGLDGIELVARHDPAVTTLDVSMPGIDGFETARRIRGFSNTRILMVSARADETEEREGRDAGADDYLTKPFRPRELRERVRMLVEGD, from the coding sequence ATGCCGAACCCGATGCTCGCGGTCGTCATCGAAGATGATGCCGATATCCGGTCGCTGGTCGTCGCTGTCCTCGAGCAGGCGGGGTACGTGGTGCACGCGGCGTCCAGCGGCTTGGACGGCATCGAGCTGGTCGCTCGTCACGACCCCGCGGTGACGACCCTCGACGTCAGCATGCCGGGTATCGACGGCTTCGAAACGGCGCGGCGCATCCGTGGATTCAGCAACACGCGCATTCTCATGGTGAGCGCCCGGGCCGACGAGACGGAGGAGCGGGAGGGCCGCGACGCCGGCGCGGACGATTACCTCACCAAGCCGTTCCGTCCTCGCGAGCTCCGCGAACGCGTGCGGATGCTCGTCGAAGGCGATTGA
- a CDS encoding MarR family winged helix-turn-helix transcriptional regulator, with the protein MDDLLKLENQVCFALVTAARNVVSIYRPVLEPLGLTHPQYLVMLALWEEAPRSLGALAAELAMEPATLSPLVKRLEAQGRVVRTRRADDERMLDIALTEEGAALRAAALEVPGKIMARVGIDEHALVALRDGLAPFAGRPRD; encoded by the coding sequence ATGGACGATCTGCTCAAGCTGGAGAATCAGGTGTGCTTCGCGCTGGTCACCGCTGCGCGCAACGTGGTGTCGATCTATCGCCCGGTGCTCGAGCCCCTGGGCCTGACGCACCCCCAGTACCTCGTGATGCTGGCACTGTGGGAGGAGGCTCCGCGATCGCTCGGCGCCCTGGCGGCGGAGCTGGCGATGGAACCGGCCACCCTGTCGCCGTTGGTGAAGCGCCTGGAGGCGCAAGGGCGGGTGGTACGCACCCGCCGTGCCGACGACGAGCGGATGCTCGACATCGCCCTCACGGAGGAGGGTGCGGCGCTGCGCGCCGCGGCGCTCGAGGTGCCCGGAAAGATCATGGCGCGCGTCGGCATCGACGAACACGCGCTCGTTGCTCTCCGTGACGGGCTGGCGCCATTCGCCGGTCGGCCCCGCGACTGA
- the uvrA gene encoding excinuclease ABC subunit UvrA, translated as MPIVPVVPAPSSAPSGSSGKLSVRGARVHNLKDVDLHIPRDSLVVFTGLSGSGKSSLAFDTIFAEGQRRYVESLSAYARQFLGQVDRPDVDFIEGLSPAVSIDQKSTNRNPRSTVGTITEIHDYMRLLWARIGVPHCPECGARIQRQTVQQIADQLMELPERTRYQIVAPVVTQKKGEFVDLFKELSAKGYARAVVDGELVQLSEPPTLKKSYKHDIAVVVDRLVASGDNLSRVTDSVETAMGLAGGIMQVNFVDEEGDDAWQSFSEKLACPNGHPLQLTEIEPRTFSFNAPFGACPVCSGLGTRMSVDVDLMLGDEELSIRDGAILPWTTQGKGLFQYYERLLEGLARDLDFSLDTPWKDLSHDVQQAVLRGENYKVTVKWKNRYGREMRYSSGFEGVVPYIERQYLQAESDAQRQRWSEYLREVPCAVCDGDRLKPEVLAVLVDNTSIAAASRMSLADAREFFSKLTLTDREATIAAAVLREIRARLDFLLQVGLNYLSLGRAAGTLSGGEAQRIRLATQIGSGLTGVLYVLDEPSIGLHQRDNRRLIQTLETLRDLGNTLIVVEHDEETIHAADWVVDIGPRAGVDGGNVVHSGPLAELLDDERSLTGAYLSGRRAIEAPKKRRKIDKKRQVTVVGARENNLQNVTVDFPLGVLTSVTGVSGSGKSTLVNGILYEVLASKLNGARRVPGKHTRVTGLDNLDKVVHVDQAPIGRTPRSNPATYTGVFDRIRSLFAETPEAKVRGYQAGRFSFNVKGGRCEACSGDGTLKIEMNFLPDVYVDCEVCHGKRYNRDTLSVHYKGKNIAEVLEMPISEAAEFFEPIQAIHRYLKTLVDVGLGYVRLGQSATTLSGGEAQRVKLATELQRRSNGRSIYVLDEPTTGLHFEDVSLLLKVLNGLVDKGNTVIVIEHNLDVIKSSDWVIDLGPEGGAGGGTIVATGTPEQVAKVEASHTGAFLAELLETGRTGTQRNTAAPADRAREPELAGQGV; from the coding sequence GTGCCCATCGTTCCCGTCGTACCCGCCCCGTCCTCGGCCCCTTCCGGCTCCAGCGGAAAGCTCAGCGTCCGTGGCGCTCGCGTCCACAACCTGAAGGACGTCGACCTCCACATCCCCCGTGATTCGCTCGTCGTCTTCACCGGCCTTTCGGGTTCGGGCAAGTCGAGCCTCGCGTTCGACACGATCTTCGCCGAGGGCCAGCGTCGCTACGTCGAGTCGCTGAGCGCGTACGCGCGCCAGTTCCTCGGACAGGTCGATCGCCCCGACGTCGACTTCATCGAAGGGCTCAGCCCCGCAGTCTCGATCGACCAGAAGTCGACCAACCGCAACCCCCGGTCGACGGTCGGCACGATCACCGAGATCCACGACTACATGCGCCTCCTGTGGGCGCGCATCGGTGTGCCGCACTGTCCCGAGTGCGGTGCGCGGATCCAGCGGCAGACCGTCCAGCAGATCGCCGACCAGCTCATGGAACTGCCGGAGCGCACTCGCTATCAGATCGTCGCTCCCGTCGTGACGCAGAAGAAGGGCGAGTTCGTCGACCTGTTCAAGGAGCTGAGCGCGAAGGGCTACGCGCGCGCCGTGGTCGACGGCGAGCTCGTCCAGCTCTCCGAGCCGCCCACGCTGAAGAAGAGCTACAAGCACGACATCGCCGTGGTGGTCGACCGGCTGGTGGCATCCGGTGACAACCTCAGCCGGGTGACCGACTCGGTCGAGACCGCCATGGGCCTTGCCGGCGGCATCATGCAGGTGAACTTCGTCGACGAAGAGGGCGACGACGCCTGGCAGTCGTTCTCCGAGAAGCTCGCGTGTCCGAACGGGCACCCGCTGCAGCTCACCGAGATCGAGCCGCGTACCTTCTCATTCAACGCTCCGTTCGGCGCGTGTCCCGTGTGCTCGGGCCTCGGCACGCGCATGTCGGTCGATGTCGACCTGATGCTGGGCGACGAAGAGCTGTCGATCCGCGACGGTGCGATCCTGCCGTGGACCACGCAGGGCAAGGGCCTGTTCCAGTACTACGAGCGGCTGCTCGAGGGTCTCGCCCGCGACCTGGACTTCTCGCTCGACACTCCGTGGAAAGACCTCTCGCACGACGTGCAGCAGGCGGTGCTGCGCGGAGAGAACTACAAGGTCACGGTCAAGTGGAAGAACCGCTACGGCCGCGAGATGCGCTACTCGTCCGGCTTCGAGGGCGTCGTCCCCTACATCGAGCGTCAGTATCTCCAGGCCGAGTCCGACGCGCAGCGCCAGCGGTGGTCGGAGTACCTTCGCGAGGTGCCGTGTGCGGTGTGCGACGGCGACCGCCTGAAGCCCGAGGTGCTCGCGGTGCTCGTCGACAACACGTCGATCGCGGCAGCGTCGCGTATGAGCCTGGCCGACGCGCGCGAGTTCTTCTCGAAGCTCACGCTGACCGACCGCGAGGCGACCATCGCCGCGGCGGTGCTGCGCGAGATCCGCGCGCGCCTCGACTTCCTGCTGCAGGTAGGCCTCAACTACCTCAGCCTCGGTCGCGCCGCCGGCACCCTGTCGGGCGGTGAGGCGCAGCGCATCCGCCTCGCCACGCAGATCGGCTCCGGCTTGACCGGCGTGCTCTACGTGCTCGACGAGCCCTCGATCGGTCTGCACCAGCGTGACAACCGTCGCCTCATCCAGACGCTCGAGACCTTGCGCGACCTCGGCAACACGCTGATCGTCGTCGAGCACGACGAAGAGACCATCCACGCGGCCGACTGGGTCGTCGACATCGGCCCTCGGGCCGGGGTCGATGGAGGAAACGTCGTGCATTCCGGGCCGCTCGCCGAGCTCCTGGACGACGAGCGGTCCCTCACCGGCGCGTACCTCTCGGGCCGCCGCGCGATCGAGGCGCCGAAGAAGCGGCGCAAGATCGACAAGAAGCGTCAGGTCACCGTCGTGGGTGCCCGCGAGAACAACCTGCAGAACGTCACGGTCGACTTCCCCCTTGGGGTGCTGACGTCGGTGACCGGCGTGAGCGGTTCCGGCAAATCGACGCTGGTGAACGGCATCCTGTACGAGGTCCTCGCCTCAAAGCTCAACGGGGCACGCCGCGTACCGGGTAAGCACACCCGCGTCACGGGTCTCGACAACCTCGACAAGGTCGTTCACGTCGACCAGGCGCCGATCGGTCGCACCCCGCGCTCGAACCCGGCCACCTATACGGGTGTGTTCGACCGTATCCGGAGCCTGTTCGCCGAGACGCCCGAGGCGAAGGTGCGCGGCTATCAGGCCGGGCGCTTCAGCTTCAACGTCAAGGGCGGTCGCTGCGAGGCCTGTTCGGGTGACGGCACGCTGAAGATCGAGATGAACTTCCTTCCCGACGTCTACGTCGACTGCGAGGTGTGCCACGGCAAGCGGTACAACCGCGACACGCTCTCGGTGCACTACAAGGGCAAGAACATCGCCGAGGTGCTCGAGATGCCGATCTCGGAGGCCGCGGAGTTCTTCGAGCCCATCCAGGCGATCCACCGTTACCTCAAGACCCTCGTCGACGTCGGCCTGGGGTACGTGCGTCTGGGACAGTCGGCGACGACGCTGTCGGGCGGCGAGGCGCAGCGCGTCAAGCTCGCCACCGAACTCCAGCGTCGCAGCAACGGGCGATCGATCTACGTGCTCGACGAGCCGACCACGGGTCTGCACTTCGAAGACGTCTCGCTGCTGTTGAAGGTGTTGAACGGACTCGTCGACAAGGGCAACACGGTCATCGTCATCGAGCACAACCTCGACGTCATCAAGAGCAGCGACTGGGTGATCGACCTCGGTCCCGAGGGCGGTGCAGGCGGAGGCACGATCGTCGCGACCGGCACGCCCGAGCAGGTCGCCAAGGTCGAGGCGAGTCACACGGGGGCCTTCCTGGCCGAGCTCCTCGAGACCGGACGCACGGGCACGCAGCGCAACACGGCGGCGCCGGCCGACCGCGCCCGGGAGCCGGAGCTGGCCGGCCAGGGGGTCTGA
- the coaE gene encoding dephospho-CoA kinase, with protein MPLLALTGGIASGKSTVAAMLRDRGAVVVDADAIVRDVQAPGSPVLASIVDEFGSAVLSADGQLDRPALGALVFGHPERLAALNTLVHPAVRRESERRFRDALAADPAAVVVYDVPLLAEARGGDSWDLVVVTHAPEELRVRRLVENRGLSEDDARARIRSQVSDEDRLALADVVIDTTADVADTRRQVDDLWQRIVPSH; from the coding sequence GTGCCCCTCCTCGCTCTCACCGGCGGCATCGCGTCGGGAAAATCGACCGTCGCCGCCATGCTCCGAGACCGCGGAGCTGTCGTCGTGGATGCCGACGCCATCGTGCGCGACGTGCAGGCCCCCGGGTCGCCCGTTCTCGCGTCGATCGTCGACGAGTTCGGCTCCGCCGTCCTGTCGGCCGACGGACAGCTCGACCGGCCGGCTCTGGGGGCGCTCGTGTTCGGTCATCCCGAGCGCCTCGCGGCACTGAACACGCTCGTCCACCCCGCTGTCCGACGCGAGTCGGAGCGGAGGTTCCGCGACGCTCTGGCGGCGGATCCTGCGGCGGTCGTCGTCTACGACGTCCCGCTGCTCGCCGAAGCGCGCGGCGGCGACTCGTGGGACCTGGTGGTCGTGACGCACGCGCCCGAGGAGCTTCGCGTCCGACGCCTCGTCGAGAATCGCGGGCTGAGCGAGGACGACGCCCGGGCGAGGATCAGGTCTCAGGTATCCGATGAGGATCGACTCGCGCTCGCGGATGTCGTGATCGACACGACCGCGGATGTGGCGGACACCCGGCGTCAGGTCGACGACCTCTGGCAGCGGATCGTGCCCTCGCACTGA
- the uvrB gene encoding excinuclease ABC subunit UvrB: MQATRSVRPFEVISEYSPSGDQPQAIADLAARINAGETDVVLLGATGTGKSATTAWLVEQVQRPTLVLAHNKTLAAQLANEFRELLPNNAVEYFVSYYDYYQPEAYVPQTDTFIEKDSSINAEVERLRHSTTNSLLSRRDVVVVSTVSCIYGLGAPEEYLRAMVALQVGERYDRDALIRKFISMQYNRNDVDFSRGNFRVRGDTIEIIPVYEEYAIRIEMFGDEIEALYTLHPLTGDVIEKMDSVPIFPASHYVAGTETVQRAIGTIEHELEERLKEFESQGKLLEAQRLRMRTTFDLEMLQQLGFCSGIENYSRHMDGRVAGEPPHTLLDFFPDDFLLVIDESHVTVPQIGAMYEGDASRKRTLVEHGFRLPSAMDNRPLRWDEFKERVGQTVYLSATPGRYEMGIADGVVEQIIRPTGLVDPEIIVKPSKGQIDDLLEEIRVRVERDERILVTTLTKKMAEELTDFLGEHGVRVRYLHSDVDTLRRVELLTELRAGVYDVLVGINLLREGLDLPEVSLVAILDADKEGFLRSGTSLIQTIGRAARNVSGEVHMYADKITDSMRNAIDETERRREKQIAYNKEHGIDPQPLRKKIADITEVLNREATDTKKLLSRNDKGAKGKSPTPQLRRTGIAAEGADQLESTIADLTQQMLAAAAELKFELAGRLRDEVQDLKKELRAMERAGHA; this comes from the coding sequence ATGCAGGCCACGCGATCCGTTCGTCCCTTCGAGGTCATCAGCGAGTACAGCCCCTCCGGCGACCAGCCGCAGGCGATCGCCGACCTCGCCGCGCGCATCAACGCCGGTGAGACCGACGTCGTGCTCCTCGGCGCCACCGGCACCGGCAAGTCCGCTACGACCGCCTGGCTGGTGGAGCAGGTCCAGCGTCCGACACTCGTCCTGGCGCACAACAAGACCCTCGCGGCGCAGTTGGCGAACGAATTCCGCGAGCTTCTGCCGAACAACGCGGTCGAGTACTTCGTCTCGTACTACGACTACTACCAGCCAGAGGCGTACGTCCCCCAGACCGATACGTTCATCGAGAAGGACTCGTCGATCAACGCCGAGGTCGAGCGCCTGCGTCACTCGACGACGAATTCGCTCCTGTCGCGCCGCGACGTGGTGGTCGTGTCGACGGTGTCGTGCATCTACGGCCTGGGTGCGCCCGAAGAGTATCTGCGCGCGATGGTGGCTCTGCAGGTGGGGGAGCGTTACGACCGCGACGCGCTCATCCGCAAGTTCATCTCGATGCAGTACAACCGCAACGACGTCGATTTCTCGCGAGGCAATTTCCGCGTGCGCGGCGACACGATCGAGATCATCCCGGTGTACGAGGAGTACGCCATCCGTATCGAGATGTTCGGCGACGAGATCGAGGCGCTCTACACGCTGCACCCGCTGACGGGCGACGTCATCGAGAAGATGGATTCCGTCCCGATCTTCCCTGCGTCTCACTACGTCGCCGGCACGGAGACGGTCCAGCGCGCGATCGGCACCATCGAGCACGAGCTCGAAGAGCGTCTGAAAGAGTTCGAGTCGCAGGGCAAGCTGCTGGAGGCGCAGCGACTGCGCATGCGCACGACCTTCGACCTCGAGATGCTGCAGCAGCTCGGCTTCTGCTCCGGTATCGAGAACTACTCGCGGCACATGGACGGCCGCGTGGCGGGCGAGCCGCCGCACACGCTGCTCGACTTCTTCCCCGACGACTTCCTGCTCGTGATCGATGAGTCCCACGTGACGGTTCCCCAAATCGGTGCCATGTACGAGGGCGACGCGTCCCGGAAGCGCACCCTCGTCGAGCACGGGTTCCGGCTCCCGAGCGCGATGGACAATCGGCCCCTCCGCTGGGACGAGTTCAAAGAGCGCGTCGGACAGACCGTCTACCTCTCGGCGACGCCGGGGCGCTATGAGATGGGAATCGCCGACGGGGTGGTCGAGCAGATCATCCGACCGACCGGCCTCGTCGACCCCGAGATCATCGTCAAGCCGTCGAAGGGACAGATCGACGATCTCCTCGAAGAGATCCGTGTCCGGGTCGAACGAGACGAGCGCATCCTCGTCACGACACTGACGAAGAAGATGGCCGAGGAGCTCACCGACTTCCTCGGCGAGCACGGTGTCCGCGTCCGGTACCTGCACTCCGATGTCGACACCCTCCGCCGCGTGGAGCTTCTCACCGAGCTCCGCGCCGGTGTGTACGACGTGCTCGTCGGCATCAACCTCCTCCGTGAGGGTCTCGACCTTCCCGAGGTCTCGCTCGTCGCGATCCTCGACGCCGACAAGGAAGGCTTCCTGCGCAGCGGAACGTCGCTCATCCAGACCATCGGGCGCGCGGCCCGCAATGTGTCGGGCGAGGTGCACATGTACGCCGATAAGATCACCGATTCGATGCGCAACGCGATCGACGAAACCGAGCGCCGCCGCGAGAAGCAGATCGCCTACAACAAAGAGCACGGGATCGATCCCCAGCCTCTGCGCAAGAAGATCGCCGACATCACCGAGGTCCTGAACCGTGAGGCGACCGACACCAAGAAGCTCCTGTCGCGCAACGACAAGGGCGCCAAGGGCAAGTCGCCGACGCCGCAGCTCCGACGCACGGGTATCGCCGCCGAAGGGGCGGATCAGCTCGAGTCCACGATCGCTGACCTGACGCAGCAGATGCTCGCCGCCGCCGCCGAGCTGAAGTTCGAGCTTGCCGGGCGGCTGCGTGACGAGGTGCAGGATCTCAAGAAGGAGCTCCGAGCGATGGAGCGGGCCGGACACGCCTGA